In Brevibacterium zhoupengii, the following are encoded in one genomic region:
- a CDS encoding NAD-dependent epimerase/dehydratase family protein, whose amino-acid sequence MKITVTGASGLLGSSVARALVADGHEVTTLQRRPSSVAGARDVIGTVTDPSSVTEALTGAEAVVHLAAKVSMMGDPSEFEAVNIGGTRTLVDAAQAAGVKRMVHISSPSVAHTGDSIIGAGAGPASPELARGEYARTKAAGELIALGADSQDFKVLVLRPHLMWGPGDTQLTERVIDRARAGRMPILGSGAPLVDALFVDNAVDAIVAAVDAVATTHGESLVVTNGQPRPIGELMSRIAIAGGAEVPKLRIPVGPALAAGSVVEKAWDLGEHDDEPPLTRFLAEQLSTAHWFDQRRTQEVLGWTPRVSIEEGLRILAAHYSGAASGVQ is encoded by the coding sequence ATGAAGATCACCGTCACCGGCGCCTCCGGGCTCCTGGGGTCATCCGTCGCTCGTGCATTGGTGGCAGACGGCCACGAGGTCACCACTTTGCAGCGTCGTCCCTCTTCGGTGGCCGGTGCACGCGATGTCATCGGAACGGTCACCGATCCGAGCAGCGTCACCGAAGCCCTCACCGGCGCCGAGGCGGTCGTGCACCTGGCAGCGAAGGTGTCCATGATGGGCGACCCCAGCGAGTTCGAGGCCGTGAACATCGGCGGCACGCGCACCCTCGTCGATGCTGCTCAGGCAGCTGGTGTGAAGCGGATGGTCCACATCTCCTCACCGTCGGTGGCCCATACCGGTGATTCGATCATCGGCGCAGGAGCAGGTCCGGCCTCCCCCGAGCTGGCGCGCGGCGAGTACGCGCGGACGAAGGCTGCCGGCGAGCTCATCGCACTGGGCGCTGATTCGCAGGACTTCAAGGTCCTCGTCCTGCGCCCCCACCTCATGTGGGGTCCTGGCGACACACAGCTGACGGAACGTGTCATCGACCGTGCGCGGGCGGGCCGGATGCCGATTCTCGGATCGGGTGCCCCGCTGGTCGACGCCCTGTTCGTCGACAACGCGGTCGATGCGATCGTTGCCGCCGTGGACGCTGTCGCGACCACGCACGGCGAATCTTTGGTTGTGACGAATGGTCAGCCGCGTCCGATCGGTGAACTCATGTCGCGGATCGCGATCGCCGGTGGCGCCGAGGTGCCGAAGCTGCGCATTCCCGTGGGGCCCGCGTTGGCGGCCGGATCGGTTGTGGAGAAGGCGTGGGACCTGGGAGAACACGACGATGAGCCTCCGCTGACGAGGTTCTTGGCCGAACAGCTCTCCACTGCGCACTGGTTCGACCAGCGCCGCACCCAGGAGGTTCTCGGGTGGACGCCGCGCGTCAGCATCGAAGAGGGCCTGAGGATCCTCGCCGCCCACTACTCGGGAGCAGCCTCAGGCGTGCAATGA
- a CDS encoding ICP22 family protein — translation MRYLVALIIGIGALFGINAFADLFSMPRPWGSLLMGATVGITMVVVLLIWEVVKPSNKDTAPAKPAMSEEERANARAERRARLAAEAGVSLDDNGEPEEEADSKTSSPGKTAVPGATAVPETKTTDGSVPETAPPMESAAEDDTSPGADESSFEAEPAVAQSTDAEPNLEEPETLAPDEFNEEATGSSLESPPTGEPGVSVDSLEDAESETAEGNGESGDDESAEAAESSDDDGAGEETIPGGPTPKS, via the coding sequence ATGAGATATCTTGTTGCTCTGATCATCGGCATCGGCGCCCTGTTCGGCATCAACGCCTTCGCCGACCTCTTCTCGATGCCACGTCCATGGGGTTCGCTGCTGATGGGTGCGACCGTCGGAATCACGATGGTCGTCGTTCTCCTGATCTGGGAAGTCGTCAAACCCAGCAATAAGGACACCGCCCCCGCGAAACCGGCGATGAGCGAGGAGGAGCGTGCGAATGCGCGTGCGGAACGTCGTGCTCGCTTGGCCGCCGAGGCGGGGGTGAGTCTTGACGACAACGGCGAGCCCGAGGAAGAGGCTGACTCGAAGACATCTTCGCCCGGGAAGACTGCTGTGCCCGGGGCGACCGCTGTGCCGGAGACGAAGACCACTGACGGCTCTGTGCCTGAGACGGCCCCGCCGATGGAGTCGGCAGCAGAGGACGACACGTCACCGGGAGCCGACGAATCCTCGTTTGAGGCGGAACCGGCCGTGGCCCAAAGCACCGATGCCGAGCCGAACCTCGAAGAGCCGGAGACCTTGGCACCGGACGAATTCAACGAAGAGGCGACGGGATCGTCCCTGGAGAGCCCTCCGACCGGAGAGCCCGGAGTCTCCGTGGACTCTCTGGAAGACGCTGAATCCGAGACCGCCGAGGGAAACGGAGAATCCGGTGACGATGAGTCGGCAGAAGCCGCGGAGTCCTCGGATGACGACGGGGCCGGAGAAGAGACCATTCCCGGCGGACCAACCCCTAAAAGCTGA
- a CDS encoding SDR family oxidoreductase has product MTQTQDSTQKVAIVTGASSGIGAATAAALAQDGWQVIVAARRRDKIEKVAADIGGTAVELDVSSDESVANLAAQVDRVDLLVNNAGGARGLDPVADADLEDWQWMFDVNVLGTVRVTKALLDKLIASEGHIINTVSMAAFTPYAGGAGYNVAKFGEGALTRVLRLEHVGDPIRVTQVDPGRVETDFSLNRFDGDADKAAKVYAGKLNLSADDVAESIRWAASLPSHVNIDHIHIMPRDQA; this is encoded by the coding sequence ATGACTCAAACACAGGACAGCACGCAGAAGGTAGCAATCGTCACCGGAGCCTCTTCGGGAATCGGCGCAGCCACAGCAGCCGCACTCGCTCAGGACGGTTGGCAGGTCATCGTCGCCGCCCGCCGCAGAGACAAGATCGAAAAGGTCGCTGCTGACATCGGCGGCACCGCCGTCGAGCTTGACGTCAGTTCGGACGAATCCGTCGCCAATCTCGCAGCCCAGGTCGATCGCGTCGATCTGCTGGTCAACAATGCCGGCGGTGCACGGGGACTGGACCCGGTGGCAGATGCCGACCTCGAAGACTGGCAGTGGATGTTCGACGTCAACGTCCTCGGCACTGTTCGAGTCACGAAAGCCCTGCTCGACAAGCTCATCGCCTCCGAGGGTCACATCATCAACACCGTGTCCATGGCCGCCTTCACCCCTTACGCCGGTGGTGCTGGCTACAACGTCGCGAAGTTCGGCGAGGGCGCGCTGACTCGCGTACTGCGACTCGAGCACGTCGGCGACCCCATCCGCGTGACCCAGGTCGATCCGGGCCGGGTGGAGACCGACTTCTCCCTCAACCGCTTTGACGGTGACGCGGACAAGGCCGCCAAGGTCTACGCGGGCAAGCTCAATCTGTCCGCCGACGATGTCGCAGAGTCGATCCGCTGGGCCGCTTCACTGCCGAGCCACGTCAACATCGACCACATCCACATCATGCCGCGCGACCAGGCCTGA
- a CDS encoding acetate--CoA ligase, which yields MNTIAQDESPSYDDVIARIDADPKEFWLDQAKKHVDWITEPTRAVDDANAPIYRWFPDGELNVCFNAVDRHVAAGRGDQAAIIYDSPVTDTIRTITYSELLDEVSRFARALSDKGVVKGDRVIIYMPMVPEAAIAMLACARLGAIHSVVFGGFAPNELAVRIDDTSPKAVISTSCGVEKSRILEYKPMVDEAIDIAENKPEFTVIVQREEHRCEMGENDLDYAELLENTPEGIDPVTVKATDELYVLYTSGTTGKPKGIVRDSGGYAVASAFSMPNIFGLNPSDTMFTASDVGWVVGHTYIVYAPLLAGVTSVLFEGKPIGTPDAGTFFRIIEDHKVNVHFTAPTAMRVVRKEDPNGELIKKYDLSSLRASFLAGERLDPDTYEWTTNILAEATGRDIPVVDNWWQTETGWPIAANPLGLTQFPLKAGSPTKPVPGFHVGVLDPAGNPMPAGEEGLIVMKLPLPPGTMATVWGDDSRFVSSYLSAFDGYYLTGDSGYLDEDGYVFVMGRTDDVINVAGHRLSTGVIEAVIASHPAVAETAVIGVHDDTKGQSPRALVVLSDSADATDPKAVIAELVALVRKEIGPVAAFKQVDIVTALPKTRSGKILRKTMREIADGVDSPAVPSTIEDRTVLDDLELVLQRG from the coding sequence ATGAACACGATCGCACAGGACGAATCCCCCAGCTACGACGATGTCATCGCCCGCATCGATGCCGATCCTAAAGAGTTCTGGCTCGACCAGGCCAAGAAGCACGTCGACTGGATCACCGAGCCGACTCGCGCCGTCGATGACGCGAACGCCCCCATCTACCGTTGGTTCCCCGACGGTGAGCTCAACGTGTGCTTCAACGCCGTCGATCGCCATGTGGCGGCCGGACGCGGCGACCAGGCGGCCATCATCTATGACTCACCCGTCACCGACACGATTCGCACGATCACCTACTCGGAACTTCTCGACGAGGTTTCCCGCTTCGCCAGGGCCCTGTCCGACAAGGGCGTGGTCAAGGGCGATCGCGTCATCATCTACATGCCGATGGTCCCCGAGGCTGCGATCGCCATGCTCGCATGTGCCCGCCTCGGCGCGATCCACTCGGTGGTCTTCGGCGGGTTCGCCCCCAACGAGCTGGCTGTTCGCATCGATGACACCTCTCCGAAGGCCGTCATCTCCACCTCGTGCGGGGTCGAGAAGAGCCGCATCCTCGAATACAAGCCCATGGTCGACGAGGCGATCGACATCGCCGAGAACAAACCTGAGTTCACCGTCATCGTCCAACGCGAGGAGCATCGCTGCGAAATGGGCGAGAATGATCTCGACTACGCCGAGCTGCTCGAGAACACCCCCGAGGGCATTGATCCCGTCACCGTCAAAGCCACCGATGAACTCTACGTCCTCTACACCTCCGGCACGACAGGCAAGCCGAAGGGCATCGTGCGCGATTCCGGCGGCTACGCGGTGGCCTCGGCATTCTCGATGCCCAACATCTTCGGCCTCAATCCCAGCGACACCATGTTCACCGCCTCCGACGTCGGCTGGGTCGTCGGGCACACCTATATCGTCTATGCGCCGCTTCTGGCCGGAGTCACTTCGGTCCTGTTCGAGGGCAAACCGATCGGCACCCCCGATGCGGGCACCTTCTTCCGCATCATCGAAGACCACAAGGTCAACGTTCATTTCACGGCGCCGACGGCCATGCGCGTGGTCCGCAAGGAAGACCCGAACGGCGAACTCATCAAGAAGTACGATCTCTCCAGCCTGCGGGCCTCGTTCCTCGCTGGCGAGCGCCTTGATCCCGACACCTATGAGTGGACGACGAACATCCTCGCCGAGGCGACCGGTCGGGACATTCCCGTCGTCGACAACTGGTGGCAGACAGAGACCGGTTGGCCGATCGCAGCCAATCCACTCGGCCTCACTCAGTTCCCCCTCAAGGCCGGGTCCCCGACCAAACCGGTACCGGGCTTCCACGTCGGCGTTCTCGATCCCGCCGGTAATCCCATGCCAGCCGGCGAGGAGGGCCTCATCGTCATGAAGCTGCCCCTGCCGCCGGGAACGATGGCCACCGTCTGGGGTGATGACTCCAGGTTCGTGTCCTCATATCTCTCGGCCTTCGACGGCTACTACCTCACCGGCGACTCGGGCTACCTCGACGAAGACGGATATGTCTTCGTCATGGGTCGCACCGACGATGTCATCAACGTCGCCGGTCACCGCCTGTCCACGGGTGTCATCGAAGCCGTCATCGCCTCCCACCCCGCAGTCGCGGAGACCGCCGTGATCGGCGTACACGATGACACGAAGGGACAGAGTCCACGAGCGCTCGTCGTCCTCAGTGATTCCGCCGACGCGACCGATCCGAAGGCGGTCATCGCCGAACTCGTGGCGCTGGTGCGCAAGGAGATCGGCCCCGTCGCCGCCTTCAAACAGGTCGATATCGTCACTGCCCTGCCGAAGACCCGGTCGGGGAAGATCCTGCGCAAGACGATGCGGGAGATCGCCGACGGAGTCGACTCCCCGGCCGTACCCTCGACCATCGAGGACCGGACAGTGCTCGATGACCTGGAGCTGGTGCTTCAGCGCGGCTGA
- a CDS encoding SRPBCC family protein produces the protein MTESTSHSSAPSDGAEASDASIFDTIDPALKVVSVEVEIAAPAAEIFELIADPVRQPEWDGNDNLGAAASGQRPTSVGGSFITTLTKGVDRENHIVEFEEGRLIAWKPSEVGGEPFGQKWTWEIEATGEGSSLVRQTYDWTELRDPRRLPRAQSTTPQNLLASLEGLKALAEG, from the coding sequence ATGACCGAATCGACATCCCACTCATCTGCTCCCTCTGACGGGGCCGAGGCTTCCGACGCTTCGATCTTCGACACGATCGATCCGGCGCTCAAGGTGGTCAGCGTCGAAGTGGAGATCGCCGCCCCGGCCGCTGAGATCTTCGAACTCATCGCGGACCCTGTCCGCCAACCCGAGTGGGATGGCAACGACAACCTGGGAGCAGCCGCTTCGGGGCAGAGGCCGACCAGCGTCGGAGGCTCCTTCATCACCACCCTGACCAAGGGCGTGGACCGTGAGAACCACATCGTCGAATTCGAAGAGGGCAGGCTCATCGCCTGGAAGCCCTCCGAAGTCGGCGGTGAGCCCTTCGGTCAGAAGTGGACGTGGGAGATCGAGGCGACCGGAGAAGGCTCAAGCCTGGTTCGCCAGACCTACGACTGGACCGAGCTGAGAGACCCTCGGCGACTGCCGCGGGCGCAGTCGACGACCCCGCAGAATCTGCTGGCCTCATTAGAGGGGCTCAAGGCGCTCGCCGAAGGCTGA
- a CDS encoding LssY C-terminal domain-containing protein translates to MTSGTTSPDPGPDRSAASPKRRQRQPFAFRRHHFTVTGVLDYLFFLFAGASSTWLAVLILLKGFSLGWWQVLTLLVFWVVVSYLALPRLHRILSQIYVPNYFIGRARTSDGLLGDPVNLAWRGDETQIHHAMKAAGWILADGITPASTWEIITSTLTRRSYPKAPVSPLLLFGRRQDFAYQQEVDGDPGQRHHVRFWKCPTGWMLPGGHQADWLAAGTYDKSVGISLFTLQFTHKIEENTDVERDYIVDTVSSADEAIVVQHIEDFSTGYHSRNGGGDAIITDGDLPIIEVTDVTADESDSPDRLDLALDATSIYADAKSVREVTRTLWHRRPLQTVVGAALVLILLLFQAWDVLGTVLDWNGLRTEVVDYSKDIDTLGNEVATRIVAGALIGLSLLIGCLQVIASISVFRGSNRARLWILTLSTVSVIVSMTNYFTGDRDLATNMYALTTIAMQVAVLLSLSSDSSRLFTRFSTAALRAERQDRALED, encoded by the coding sequence ATGACCTCCGGAACAACGTCGCCCGATCCTGGGCCAGACCGATCGGCCGCCTCCCCGAAGAGACGGCAACGGCAGCCGTTCGCATTCCGGCGTCACCATTTCACAGTCACCGGGGTGCTTGACTACCTCTTCTTCCTCTTCGCCGGAGCCTCGTCGACCTGGTTGGCAGTGCTGATCCTGTTGAAGGGGTTCTCACTGGGCTGGTGGCAGGTGCTGACTCTGCTCGTGTTCTGGGTGGTGGTGTCCTACCTGGCACTTCCGCGGCTGCACCGCATCCTGTCCCAGATCTACGTCCCCAACTACTTCATCGGTCGAGCCCGGACATCGGACGGACTCCTCGGCGACCCGGTCAACCTCGCATGGCGCGGTGACGAGACGCAGATCCACCACGCGATGAAGGCCGCCGGGTGGATCCTTGCCGATGGCATCACCCCGGCCTCGACCTGGGAGATCATCACCTCCACGCTGACGAGGCGGAGCTATCCCAAGGCGCCCGTATCGCCTCTGCTGCTGTTCGGCAGACGGCAGGACTTCGCCTATCAGCAGGAGGTCGACGGCGATCCTGGGCAGCGACATCACGTCCGATTCTGGAAATGCCCCACCGGTTGGATGCTGCCCGGCGGGCACCAGGCGGACTGGCTGGCGGCGGGCACATACGACAAGAGCGTCGGAATCTCACTCTTCACATTGCAGTTCACCCACAAGATCGAAGAGAACACCGATGTCGAACGTGACTACATCGTCGACACGGTGTCTTCAGCCGATGAGGCGATCGTCGTTCAGCACATCGAGGACTTCTCGACCGGCTACCACTCGCGCAACGGCGGCGGAGACGCGATCATCACCGACGGCGACCTGCCGATCATCGAGGTCACCGACGTCACCGCTGACGAATCCGACTCTCCGGATCGGCTCGACCTCGCTCTCGACGCGACCTCGATCTATGCCGATGCCAAATCAGTCAGGGAGGTCACCAGAACTCTGTGGCACAGGCGGCCGTTGCAGACTGTCGTCGGTGCCGCACTCGTTCTGATTCTGCTCCTCTTCCAAGCATGGGACGTCCTGGGCACCGTGCTGGACTGGAACGGACTGCGCACTGAAGTCGTCGACTACAGCAAGGACATCGACACCCTCGGAAACGAGGTGGCGACACGGATCGTGGCGGGAGCCCTCATCGGACTCAGCCTCCTCATCGGATGCCTGCAGGTGATCGCGAGCATCTCCGTGTTCCGGGGCAGCAACCGGGCGCGGCTGTGGATTCTGACCCTGTCCACGGTGTCGGTGATCGTGTCGATGACGAACTACTTCACCGGAGACCGCGACCTCGCGACCAACATGTATGCGTTGACGACGATCGCCATGCAGGTCGCTGTGCTGCTGTCCTTGTCGAGTGACTCTTCACGGCTGTTCACCCGTTTCAGCACCGCAGCGCTTCGTGCCGAACGCCAGGATCGGGCACTCGAGGACTGA